AAactagtttttcttttctttttttatgtactgTGTAGCTAATTTGAGCAGTTTATGATAAATGTTGACCagccctgatgttttgtttctcATATTCTAGTCATTTGTTTTAGCAATTCAACCTATATAAtttgaaaattgtttaatttgattttagTCTACCCTCGGGGTACTAGCATAATACTAAACTCTTCCCTGGGTTAAAAACTTAagcaattattattttgttatatgcATAGAAGTTGATTTATCCAATGGATTCTTTAAGTATCTTCTTACAATGTTACATTGTTAAAAGCTCCTTTTCAGCATGTTATTTGTCTTATAACGGTGCTGTCATTTGTACTCCCTAAGCATAACAGTTAACCTAGTTGTCatgatatttataaatgttatcgatttgcattttcttttctttactcaTTTTTGACCGAAGCCTATAAGCTTTGTAGctccttttcatttttgtactGTTCAATACCCTCTGTGCACAGAGATGTGTCATGATTATTAGGGACTAAGGTCTCCCAAATTCATTTCATACTATGCTTTTGAGTTTGTGGTTGCCACACAGTTTGCACCTAGGTATTTGTTTGTTAATGCATTAGTTGTGGCATTTAGAGCACATACATTTTCACAAATGAGGAGtcttatgcagaaaaaaaaatttggaggtCTAGATAGTGCAGTCATCCTTGCTGATATAAAAATTACCTAATTTTGTCTGCACACGCAAATGTGGATCTGGGTACATTTACAGAGTTGAaaacagtaatttttatttatttatttattttttatttttattaattttattacaatccatacaaagcaatcaagattttacaaaaagaaaaattgaaaacagtAATTTTAACAGTGAGTTCCTGTTCATTGTTACAATTTGGGTTCTGTCGCACACTACCAATGTCTTGTGTAGTGTGGTTTTAGCTTCCTGTTTTATAAATTAACTAAGAGATTACTTATTGCCCTTTTAAATGacacacacatttaaataatcttatatAAATGGCTACCTCCAACCATTTGTGAtcatgtctgtcttttctaaattaCCTTGTATTCTGATCTCTTGGTTTTGTCTTAATAATTTTTCAGATTGCTGTAAACAtattcatctgttcatttttttttttttacacaatccaGTTCAAGATTGCATGGCTCAGATCTTATCACAGCAGTATCATCTGTAAAGTAGGAACAAATGCTAGTTGGGATGTCAGTACATCACATACTGTACAGGCACCAAGATTCACTCATACAAAACCAGTTTATATCTTCCAGATAACTGATTACATTTGTCTGTGCGATGTTGGCTGAAAATAtagctaattaaaaaaattaaatatagccAGTCCAAAGGCTCCTGCTCTGTCACATTCTGTGGTTTGATTAGTTTTAGACTGCACATATAGAGTGGTGTACAGAAGTATTCAACCCACTTGAAAGCcttcataattttctgcataatGAAAGATTTCTACACATATTTATCcgttcagtgtttttaatgtaaaCTCTTAATAccataacaatacatttccaaagtcaaaattaaccattttctgtagatatttacagtaagtgatgtagaaaaactaaaatgttaatgtttgcattAAACCTCtttgctttggaagctccaggtttgcacaaatgacaaattaatcacaGAAGCAGCAACGGTGACAGTCATTTAATTAGATCCTCCTTGTATATTTACACAGAGAATTAtgaacacttggaataagctaccaagtagtgtggtagacagtaggactttaggaactttgaAAACTAGACTTTatcttttttagaagaattaagtgaatagcactggtgaactttgttgggctgaatggtttgttctcgtctagattgttgtaatgttgtAATGTCTCCAAATATAAAAAGCACCCTTTGTAAGTGTCATAGCCTTTGTTGGACAATCAAagtctgctgatgtgagaaataaggtcattgaaatgcacaaggcaggaaatggcttCAAAAATTATCGGAGAGTTTGAATTTCCTGTTAAGCACTGATGGGTCCaacatcagaaagtggaaggttcatcacagcaccaaGACTCTTACTACAGCAGGCCATCCATCAGAACTAAACATCAGAGAGAGACGTCAACTGGTGAGAGAGGCTACTTAAAATCCAACCATCACTCTTGGTTCTCTTTGGCTAAAACGTAAGTGAAGATGCCCgagtccacaatttcaagagctctccataaaacagtACTCTACGAGAGGGtaacaagaaagaagccattacgtaagaaggtccacataaaagcatgtatggcaTTTGTTATAAAGTATGACAAGCACTgagttaagatgtgggagaagattttatggtcagatgagaccaaattaGAAGTTTgggccagacttcaaagaggtatgtgTGGTGTAAAACTAACATTGCCCAGGCCCCAAGAAACACTGAATCTGTGGTGAAATATGGTGCTgatagcatcatgctatggggatgcttttcatgtgctgggatggggaatcttgtcagagttgaagggacagtGGATGGGCATAAATATCGCACAATATTacaggagaacttgttccaggCTGCTATGAACCTGCTGCTCAGGAGAAGATTTATGTTTAGACATGACAATAACCTTAATTATAAGGCCAAAATGTCACTGCAGTGGCTCAAAAATGGAAAAGGTCAGAGTGTTTTTGAATGACCAAataaagccctgatcttaaccctattgagaatctgtggcaccatttgaaaactgctgtccagaggcACCATCCCACCAATCTACAGGATCTCTgtaaattctgccaagaagaatggggaagaatcacttctgaataatgtgcAAAACTGGTACAAACAGTACTTCCCCCAAAAGAATTAAGGCTGTTATTGCAGAAAAGGTTCATTTGAATATAAATTAGATCAgctgatttttttcaaaaacaattaaaggtttaatttgtttcGGGTGGCATTTAATTTACACTGATCTTCTGACCCTTCCTTTCgatttacctctctgtccaggtgctgaGGTTGATTGGCATTTGTCcagtatgttatttgttcagggtttttttttttttgtagtatttgtaattttagattttactgtgctttattgcttgttattctaattcaaagctttgtagttcttgtatttatttctaatttagtgttttatgttgatattattttgtatcctgtatttttctactttttttccgGTTCTTCATTCTGAAattctgtgaagtgctttgagcttgggaagggtgctatataagtaaaactattattatttttattattattcctacTACTTCTTTAGTTGGTTAAGATGGtccttattaaataaaacacaatagtaTATAATTATATCATGATATACATTTTTGGCTATACCACACACCACTACTCTCATAAACTAATGCACCTGCCagctaagaaataaaataaaaactgtaactGCATTGACTAAACGAATACATATTTTGATtaagtgatttatttttaaaaatggattttcAAGTTAGAGCCCCTTCTATGTGCATGCATAACTATAGTAAAAGTATTCTGTACTACATTTATCCAGGATTGTAGCTGGAAAGAATTTCCCTGacagacattttaatattttttgtttcagattaacacatttcaataaaaacgTATAATCAAGAAATATAAAGGTAGTTGAGGAAGAAGTAATATTTGGTCTTCGTAATATATTAGTGGTATTCATGTCCCACTGCACAAAATGTGTTAAGTAGGCAAGTGCATGTACAAGGTTACAGGTTTATAGATTcaaccttttaaaatgtaaaccttTGCCACCATTTGGAAGGAAACAAATAAGTGGCAAATACCTTAAAAATGCAGGAAAAGAAATGAGTTGTGCTGAAGGTGTTGTACTTGTCTGAACATTCAGTGGTGTTCTTCTATGTCTATAAGCTGAATTGATTTTTGTTCCTGTATGAGATGAGATAAACTTGTAATTGGGCATTTTGTTTATATGACTCACCCTTTAAATCAGTTGCTGTGCATTAGGAGAAAAAACAGCTTAGCgccacaaaagaaaatgaaagacattgctaatgaaattaatgataagttgattttaagataaaaaaaacactgaaagcaatattttttagttttctaaTAAATAGATGTATAAATGGTACATTTAATGGAATGACCGCCATCCACGactgaattttgcactgttatgtTTACCCTTTCAGGAATCTCACTGTTTGCCCTTTCTGCACTGTTCCTTCCTGGTGACTTTTCTTCTCACCTTGACCTGATTCGATCCTTGTCTCTTGGACCTGTTCTTCTCTCCGCTGCAAAGTTTACCCTGGCTTTCCCATTTACCTATCATTCATATAATGGAGTGCGACATTTGGTGAGTGTTAGACCTTTCTTTTAAGCTGTGGTGGTTTGCGGAATAATGTTGCATGATCTCTGAATCGATGTATTTTGTGGTGCATGTTCAGGTTGCACATTCAGTTTCATTATTACAAATAGCTGAACATATAACTTGATATTGATTAAAagctaattattaattataaaagcAGGTTTAtcttaaaccaaaataaaaaaaatgtaaaataatgattTTGATTCTCTCAAGACATGTATTCATGAAAAATTTAGACATAAAAATCTTTCTGCATCCTTTAATCTTTTTGCAAACTTGCTCGTGCAGCATGTATTTTGGTAAAACTGATTTCATTTTTGGGGAGGAGGTATGATATTGTCAGTTTTCTTATTCTctaccttttccttttttttcccttgacAGATGTGGGATGCAGGGAAAGGATTCGGCATAGCAGATGTTTATCGTTCTGGCTACACTGTCCTTGCCATGTCCTTTTTGACAGCAGCAGTGCTTGCTGTGCTGTAGATAGATTCAGGAAGAGACAGAGCATTCAAATATGATTCAGCACATGCTGCCTTTTTGCCCTCTTGGTATACATGGAAAAATACACCTTGGGGAGGACAGATGGATATCATCACATTAGTAAATTCTGATGGATTTCTGCTGT
The nucleotide sequence above comes from Polypterus senegalus isolate Bchr_013 chromosome 18, ASM1683550v1, whole genome shotgun sequence. Encoded proteins:
- the sdhc gene encoding succinate dehydrogenase cytochrome b560 subunit, mitochondrial, producing the protein MALLLRSLARGRHIVSAHHPTCILYRHAVPMGTSAKDEMQKFWDKNTQLKRPLSPHITIYGWSVPMLMSISHRGTGIALSSGISLFALSALFLPGDFSSHLDLIRSLSLGPVLLSAAKFTLAFPFTYHSYNGVRHLMWDAGKGFGIADVYRSGYTVLAMSFLTAAVLAVL